Proteins from a single region of Desulfurobacterium indicum:
- a CDS encoding H(2)-dependent methylenetetrahydromethanopterin dehydrogenase-related protein — MKVAVYGFGNQTYYRNVLKVSENLGGEPPYGGSRMALEFAEAGHEVFLSDPRMDTIKPEFKQKLLDAGVKLTTDDVEAAEGADVAVLFTPFRSGLTVKVAEKIIPNLGNDAVIATTCTMPVLVLETSVKNVLFMEDREDIGFSTLHPAAIPGTPQHTHYFIATNELLEEEIVKPHQIEKLKKLAEDTGKKAYLIPAELISPIGDMGVVATASAAISALEYYAVSKSVLKTTKAMTEFQLAQAFQVVSSIIAKYGIEGLVKFLNAEALKKSLKSMLFDEKIQKVSFAAMKSLENISDIEGVIGSFDDMASKFEPKEKTFLSAPSPMLISYMEELAGEDVTRGIVREALKKLYHGEND; from the coding sequence ATGAAAGTAGCAGTTTATGGGTTTGGTAATCAAACCTACTACAGAAATGTCCTGAAAGTTTCCGAAAATCTTGGAGGAGAACCACCTTACGGCGGTTCAAGAATGGCTCTTGAGTTTGCTGAAGCAGGTCATGAAGTTTTTCTGTCCGATCCCAGAATGGATACAATCAAACCGGAATTTAAGCAGAAACTTCTCGATGCCGGTGTAAAACTTACAACTGATGATGTTGAAGCAGCTGAAGGTGCTGACGTTGCTGTTCTTTTTACGCCCTTTAGAAGCGGTTTAACCGTTAAAGTTGCCGAGAAGATTATTCCTAATCTTGGAAACGATGCTGTTATTGCCACCACCTGCACAATGCCTGTTCTTGTCCTTGAAACATCCGTTAAGAATGTCCTTTTTATGGAGGACAGAGAGGACATAGGTTTTTCTACATTGCATCCGGCTGCCATACCGGGAACTCCACAACATACACACTATTTCATTGCTACTAATGAGCTTTTAGAAGAAGAGATAGTGAAACCTCATCAGATAGAGAAATTAAAAAAGCTTGCCGAAGATACCGGAAAGAAAGCTTATCTGATTCCGGCGGAGCTAATTTCTCCTATAGGTGATATGGGTGTTGTTGCAACGGCTTCTGCAGCTATTAGTGCTCTTGAATATTATGCAGTTTCAAAGAGTGTTTTAAAGACAACGAAAGCAATGACGGAATTTCAGCTTGCACAGGCTTTTCAGGTTGTTTCAAGTATTATTGCTAAATATGGTATTGAAGGTCTTGTGAAGTTTTTAAATGCTGAAGCTCTTAAAAAATCCCTAAAATCAATGCTTTTTGACGAAAAGATTCAAAAAGTTTCTTTTGCCGCAATGAAATCTCTCGAAAATATATCTGATATAGAGGGAGTTATAGGTAGTTTTGATGATATGGCTTCAAAGTTTGAACCAAAAGAAAAAACGTTTCTTTCTGCTCCTTCTCCAATGCTTATATCTTATATGGAAGAGCTTGCAGGGGAAGATGTTACAAGAGGTATTGTTAGAGAAGCCCTTAAGAAACTTTATCATGGTGAAAACGATTAA
- the purB gene encoding adenylosuccinate lyase yields MIARYSLPEMSAVWDLQNKYRTWLKVEIAATKAWVELGKIPEEALKTIEEKTKDYIEGKKIFDINRINEIESVTNHDVIAFLTYIKEIVGDAAKYLHFGMTSSDMLDTAFALQIKEAGEILLKDIDKILEAIKRRALEHKYTIMIGRTHGIHAEPITFGLKLAIWYEEMKRNRERLEAAIKRAAVGKISGAVGTYANIDPRVEEIACRELGIGHAKVSNQVVQRDRHAEFLNTLGLIASSIEQFATEIRHLQRTEVREVEEPFRKGQKGSSAMPHKRNPILSERLCGLARVVRSASIVGMENIALWHERDISHSSTERTSFVDACIALDYMLQKFEWLISNLTVYPENMMKNLNLLKGLVFSQRVLLTLIEKGGLTREEAYAIVQENAMKVWAEGVKFKELLKKDERVKKVLTDEEIEDIFDLSYHTKHVDYIFNRVFG; encoded by the coding sequence ATGATAGCACGCTACTCACTTCCAGAGATGAGCGCTGTTTGGGATTTGCAGAACAAATACAGAACATGGTTAAAAGTGGAAATTGCTGCAACAAAAGCCTGGGTTGAACTTGGCAAGATTCCGGAAGAAGCACTCAAAACAATCGAAGAAAAGACAAAAGACTATATAGAAGGCAAAAAAATTTTTGATATTAACAGAATAAACGAAATAGAATCTGTCACAAATCACGACGTCATAGCTTTCTTAACCTACATAAAAGAGATAGTCGGTGATGCTGCAAAATATCTTCACTTTGGCATGACATCTTCGGACATGCTTGACACCGCTTTCGCGCTCCAGATAAAAGAAGCAGGAGAAATACTTTTAAAAGACATAGACAAAATTCTGGAAGCGATAAAAAGAAGAGCCCTTGAACATAAATATACCATAATGATAGGAAGGACCCACGGCATTCATGCAGAGCCTATCACATTCGGCCTTAAACTGGCTATTTGGTATGAAGAGATGAAAAGAAATAGAGAAAGACTTGAAGCAGCCATAAAAAGGGCAGCCGTAGGTAAAATATCCGGCGCCGTGGGAACATACGCCAACATAGATCCAAGAGTTGAGGAAATAGCGTGCAGAGAACTTGGCATAGGTCACGCAAAAGTCTCAAACCAAGTGGTTCAAAGGGACAGACACGCCGAATTTTTAAACACATTAGGTCTCATAGCAAGTTCAATAGAACAGTTCGCAACAGAGATAAGACATCTTCAAAGAACGGAAGTTAGGGAGGTAGAAGAGCCTTTCAGGAAAGGGCAGAAAGGCTCCTCCGCGATGCCCCATAAAAGAAATCCTATCCTTTCAGAGAGACTCTGCGGACTTGCAAGAGTCGTAAGAAGCGCGTCCATTGTCGGTATGGAAAACATAGCACTCTGGCATGAAAGGGACATAAGCCACTCATCTACAGAAAGAACAAGCTTTGTAGATGCATGCATAGCTCTGGACTATATGCTTCAGAAGTTTGAATGGCTTATATCAAATCTAACAGTTTATCCTGAAAACATGATGAAAAACCTTAATCTATTAAAAGGTCTCGTCTTTTCTCAAAGAGTTCTACTTACACTGATAGAAAAGGGCGGATTAACAAGAGAAGAGGCTTACGCAATTGTTCAGGAAAATGCTATGAAAGTGTGGGCCGAAGGAGTTAAATTTAAAGAGCTATTAAAGAAAGATGAAAGAGTTAAAAAGGTTTTAACAGATGAAGAGATAGAAGACATTTTTGATCTTTCATACCACACAAAGCATGTTGACTATATCTTTAACAGAGTCTTCGGATAA
- the hslO gene encoding Hsp33 family molecular chaperone HslO, whose product MLKRLDEQVKKDFKEYFKDRDYGVIAVTEEDAIRVFAIRTTNLTEIARLKHGLFPLSAVVLGRTMAGVILLTTLIKHGTDQRILLRIEGDGPAGLVVAEVNGKGEVRGFIQNKHIETATKDVNGKKKFDVRSAVGKGTLTVIKDLGLKTPYESSVPLISGEIAEDIAYYLLKSEQIPSAVSLGVLIGEDGKVKAAGGFIVQPLPGAKEESIAKIEKTVKNLPPVTEMLTSDKRPEDIVEEVLKGFGVNVLALKELSFRCRCSKETAMQSLLMLPVEELEKLIEEGGAEITCNFCSTVYYFTPEEIKNVIKLKETGDN is encoded by the coding sequence ATGCTCAAGAGGTTAGATGAACAGGTAAAAAAAGATTTCAAAGAGTATTTTAAAGATAGAGATTACGGCGTAATTGCAGTAACCGAAGAAGATGCAATAAGAGTTTTTGCAATCAGGACAACAAACCTTACGGAAATAGCCCGTCTAAAACACGGGCTATTTCCTCTTTCAGCCGTAGTTTTAGGCAGAACAATGGCAGGAGTAATACTCCTTACAACGCTTATAAAACACGGAACAGACCAGAGAATTCTTCTGAGAATAGAAGGTGACGGACCGGCAGGGCTCGTTGTAGCCGAAGTAAACGGAAAAGGTGAGGTCAGAGGATTCATTCAGAATAAACATATAGAAACTGCAACAAAAGACGTAAACGGAAAAAAGAAATTTGACGTCAGAAGCGCAGTCGGCAAAGGAACATTAACGGTTATAAAGGATCTGGGACTAAAAACACCTTACGAAAGCTCTGTTCCTTTAATCTCAGGTGAAATAGCAGAAGACATAGCATACTACCTGCTCAAATCCGAACAGATACCGTCAGCAGTATCTCTCGGTGTTCTCATAGGAGAAGACGGAAAAGTTAAAGCTGCAGGCGGTTTTATCGTTCAGCCGCTGCCGGGAGCAAAAGAAGAGAGCATTGCAAAGATAGAAAAAACAGTTAAAAACCTCCCGCCGGTAACAGAAATGCTAACATCAGACAAAAGACCAGAAGATATTGTTGAAGAAGTATTGAAAGGTTTTGGCGTAAACGTCCTGGCATTGAAAGAACTTTCATTCAGATGCAGATGCTCAAAAGAAACAGCCATGCAAAGTCTGCTAATGCTTCCCGTCGAAGAGCTCGAAAAACTCATAGAAGAAGGAGGAGCAGAAATAACCTGTAACTTCTGTTCTACAGTCTATTATTTTACTCCCGAAGAGATAAAAAATGTTATAAAATTAAAAGAGACAGGAGATAATTAA
- a CDS encoding roadblock/LC7 domain-containing protein: MASKRELLEDILLSLADSLGSDILGALVATPDGQVVVSTMVKGGLSAEKLAAMAAAVVGTSERLSKVVEAGDFQDALIRCSSQNILTKKAGRRAILVCVVKSNANVGLLNLEVEDAIERIQSVLGA; the protein is encoded by the coding sequence ATGGCAAGTAAAAGGGAACTTTTAGAAGATATTTTGTTGTCTCTTGCCGATTCACTCGGTTCAGATATACTCGGAGCTCTTGTTGCAACACCAGACGGTCAGGTTGTTGTTTCTACGATGGTTAAAGGCGGTTTAAGTGCTGAAAAGCTTGCCGCTATGGCTGCCGCAGTTGTCGGAACTTCGGAAAGATTGTCCAAAGTTGTTGAAGCTGGTGATTTTCAAGATGCTCTTATCAGATGTTCATCTCAAAATATTTTGACAAAGAAAGCCGGAAGAAGAGCCATTCTTGTTTGCGTTGTTAAATCAAATGCAAATGTGGGACTTTTAAATCTTGAAGTTGAAGATGCAATAGAAAGAATACAATCTGTTCTTGGAGCTTGA